A window of Bos taurus isolate L1 Dominette 01449 registration number 42190680 breed Hereford chromosome 19, ARS-UCD2.0, whole genome shotgun sequence contains these coding sequences:
- the FMNL1 gene encoding formin-like protein 1 isoform X4, which translates to MGNAAGSAEQPASPAALAPKQPAAPKQPMPAAGELEERFNRVLNCMNLPPDKVQLLSQYDNEKKWELICDQERFQVKNPPAAYIQKLKSYLETGGVSRKVAADWMPNLGFKRRVQESTQVLRELEISLRTNHIGWVQEFLNEENRGLDVLLDYLAFAQCSVAYNMETTDNGAPGSEKSKPLEQSVEDLSKGPPSSLPPPPKSRHLTIKLTPAHSKKALRNSRIVSQKDDVHVCIMCLRAIMNYQSGFSLVMNHPACVNEIALSLNNKNPRTKALVLELLAAVCLVRGGHDIILSAFDNFKEVCGEQHRFEKLMEYFRNEDSNIDFMVACMQFINIVVHSVENMNFRVFLQYEFTHLGLDLYLERLRLTESDKLQVQIQAYLDNIFDVGALLEDTETKNAVLEHMEELQEQVALLTERLRDAENESMAKIAELEKQLSQARKELETLRERFSESTLMGTSRRPSEPEKVPAPVPARPSALELKVEELEEKGLIRILRGPGDAVSIEILPVAVATPSGSDAPTPGAPTGSPSPASELPPVAEPAPGAAEPAPGAAPPPPPPPPPPPPPPLPPLPGLPSQQEAPPLAPPLAPPLPGSPEPPPPPPLPGDQPPPPPPPPPPPGADGQVPPPPPPPPGGPTDAQAGPDSEMGPGVKAKKPIQTKFRMPLLNWVALKPNQITGTVFTELNDEKVLQELDMSDFEEQFKTKSQGPSVDLSALKSKAAQKAPSKATLIEANRAKNLAITLRKGNLGADRICQAIETYDLQTLGLDFLELLTRFLPTEYERSLITRFEREQRPIEELSEEDRFMLRFSRIPRLPERMNTLTFLGNFPDTAQMLMPQLNAIIAASMSIKSSDKLRQILEIVLAFGNYMNSSKRGAAYGFRLQSLDALLEMKSTDRKQTLLHYLVKVIAEKYPQLTGFHSDLHFLDKAGSVSLDSVLGDVRSLQRGLELTQREFVRQDDCVVLKEFLRVNSPVMDKLLADSKTAQEAYESVVEYFGENPKTTSPSMFFSLFSRFIKAYKKAEQEVEQWKKEAAAQEAGTDTAGKGEPQAPKSPPKVRRQQMDLISELKRKQQKEPLIYEGDRDGAIEDIITVLKTVPFTARTGKRTSRLLYEASLGEEIPL; encoded by the exons ATGGGGAACGCGGCCGGCAGCGCGGAGCAGCCCGCGAGCCCCGCCGCGTTGGCCCCCAAGCAGCCCGCGGCGCCCAAGCAGCCCATGCCCGCGGCCGGAGAGCTGGAGGAGAGGTTTAACCGGGTCCTG AACTGCATGAACTTGCCCCCGGACAAGGTCCAGCTGCTGAGCCAGTATGACAACGAGAAGAAGTGGGAGCTCATATGTGACCAG GAGCGGTTTCAAGTCAAGAACCCCCCAGCAGCCTATATCCAGAAGCTGAAGAGCTACCTGGAAACCGGTGGGGTCAGCCGAAAAGTAGCAGCAGACTGGATGCCCAACCTTGGG TTTAAGAGGCGAGTTCAGGAGTCCACGCAGGTGCTCCGGGAATTGGAGATCTCTTTGAGGACCAACCACATTGG ATGGGTGCAGGAGTTCCTCAACGAGGAGAACCGCGGCCTGGATGTGCTGCTTGATTACCTGGCCTTCGCACAGTGCTCCGTCGC GTACAATATGGAGACTACAGACAACGGGGCCCCAGGCTCCGAGAAGAGCAAGCCGCTGGAGCAGTCGGTGGAAGATCTGAGCAAGGGTCCGCCCTCATCCTTGCCGCCCCCGCCCAAGAGTCGCCACCTGACCATCAA gtTGACCCCGGCTCACAGCAAGAAGGCCCTGAGGAATTCCCGCATCGTCAGCCAGAAGGACGACGTCCACGTCTGCATCATGTGTCTGCGTGCCATCATGAACTACCAG TCCGGCTTCAGCCTCGTCATGAACCACCCAGCCTGTGTCAATGAGATTGCTCTGAGTCTCAACAACAAGAACCCCAG AACCAAGGCTCTGGTGTTGGAGCTGCTGGCGGCTGTTTGCCTGGTGCGGGGAGGACACGATATCATCCTTTCCGCCTTTGACAACTTCAAGGAG GTATGTGGAGAGCAGCACCGCTTTGAAAAGCTAATGGAATATTTCCGGAATGAGGACAGCAACATCGACTTCATG gTGGCCTGCATGCAGTTCATCAACATTGTGGTACATTCAGTGGAGAACATGAACTTCCGTGTCTTCCTGCAATACGAGTTCACGCACCTGGGCCTGGACCTGTACTTGGAG AGGCTTCGGCTCACGGAGAGTGACAAGCTGCAGGTGCAGATTCAGGCCTACCTGGACAACATCTTTGACGTGGGCGCGCTGCTGGAGGACACTGAGACCAAGAATGCTGTGCTGGAGCACATGGAGGAGCTGCAGGAGCAGGTGGCCCTG CTCACAGAGCGGCTTCGGGACGCGGAGAACGAATCCATGGCCAAGATCGCGGAGCTGGAGAAGCAGCTAAGCCAGGCCCGAAAGGAGTTGGAGACCCTGCGG GAGCGCTTCAGCGAGTCGACCCTTATGGGCACCTCTAGACGTCCCTCTGAGCCCGAGAAAGTGCCTGCCCCTGTCCCGGCGCGGCCGTCGGCCCTAGAGCTGAAggtggaggagctggaggagaaggggttaaTCCGTATCCTGAGAGGGCCCGGGGATGCGGTCTCCATCGAGATTCTCCCGGTCGCTGTGGCAACTCCGAGCGGCAGTGATGCCCCGACTCCGGGGGCGCCTACCGGCTCCCCCAGCCCAG CCTCGGAACTCCCACCTGTAGCAGAGCCGGCTCCTGGAGCAGCAGAGCCCGCTCCTGGAGCggcaccgcccccgcccccgcccccgccccctccacccccaccgcCACTGCCCCCACTGCCTGGTCTCCCCTCCCAGCAGGAAGCCCCACCCCTGGCTCCCCCTctggccccgcccctcccaggcAGCCCcgagcccccgcccccgccgccgctgCCAGGCGAccagccgcccccgcccccgccgcccccaccgCCTCCCGGCGCGGACGGGCAGGTTCctccgccgcccccgccgcctccGGGAGGTCCCACTGATGCTCAAGCAGGGCCTGACTCAGAGATGGGCCCAG GAGTGAAGGCCAAGAAACCCATCCAGACCAAGTTCAGAATGCCACTCTTAAACTGGGTAGCCCTGAAACCCAACCAGATCACAGGCACTGTCTTCACTGAGCTCAATGATGAGAAGGTGCTACAG GAGCTGGACATGAGTGACTTCGAGGAGCAGTTCAAGACTAAGTCCCAAGGTCCCAGCGTAGACCTTAGTGCTCTCAAGAGTAAGGCAGCCCAGAAGGCCCCCAGCAAAGCCACGCTCATCGAGGCCAACCGGGCCAAGAACCTGGCCATCACTCTGCGCAAGGGCAACCTGGGGGCAGATCGCATCTGCCAGGCCATCGAGAC GTATGACCTGCAGACCCTTGGCCTGGACTTCTTGGAGCTGCTGACCCGCTTCCTGCCCACAGAGTATGAGCGCAGCCTCATCACTCGTTTCGAGCGGGAGCAGCGACCGATAGAGGAGCTGTCAGAGGAGGACCGCTTCATGCTGCGCTTCAGCCGCATCCCCCGCCTGCCAGAGCGCATGAACACACTCACCTTCCTGGGCAACTTCCCAGACACTGCCCAGATGCTCATGCCG cAACTGAATGCCATCATTGCAGCCTCAATGTCCATCAAGTCCTCGGACAAACTCCGCCAGATCCTGGAG ATCGTCCTGGCTTTTGGCAACTACATGAACAGCAGCAAGCGTGGAGCAGCCTATGGCTTCCGGCTTCAGAGTCTGGATGCA CTGTTGGAGATGAAGTCGACTGACCGCAAGCAGACGCTGCTGCATTACCTGGTGAAGGTCATTGCTGAAAAGTACCCACAGCTCACAGGTTTCCACAGCGACCTGCACTTTCTGGACAAGGCCGGCTCAG TGTCCCTGGACAGCGTGCTGGGGGATGTCCGCTCCCTGCAGCGAGGCCTGGAGTTGACCCAGCGGGAGTTTGTGAGGCAGGATGACTGTGTGGTGCTCAAGGAGTTCCTGAGGGTCAACTCACCTGTCATGGATAAACTGCTGGCAGACAGCAAGACAGCTCAG GAAGCCTACGAGTCTGTGGTGGAGTACTTCGGAGAGAACCCCAAGACCACATCCCCCTCCATGTTCTTTTCCCTCTTTAGTCGCTTCATCAAAGCCTATAAG AAAGCTGAGCAGGAGGTGGAACAGTGGAAGAAGGAAGCAGCTGCCCAGGAGGCAGGCACTGACACTGCAGGGAAAGGGGAGCCCCAAGCACCCAAG TCCCCTCCCAAGGTCCGGCGGCAACAGATGGACCTCATCTCTGAGCTAAAACGGAAGCAGCAGAAAGAGCCACTCATATATGAGGGTGACCGTGATGGGGCCATTGAAGATATCATCACAG TGCTCAAGACAGTGCCCTTCACTGCTCGCACCGGCAAGAGGacgtccaggctcctctatgagGCCAGCCTGGGAGAGGAGATCCCCCTCTAG